The Haloplanus sp. GDY1 genomic sequence GAGATGTGACTCGCGGGGACGGACGACGACATCTTCCCGCCGGTCAGGCCGGTCATGAAGCGGTGGTAGATGGACGAGGGCGGGAGGAAGCCGTAGCCGCCGTGGTCGACCTCCACCTCGCGGGCCAGGTCCTCGGCGGCCTCGCGGTCCATGTCGAACGCGTCGACGTGCTCGTCGTAGCGGCGCTTCTCGCCCGGTATCGCCTCGACCAGGGCGTCGAACGCCTCGTCGGTGGCGTTGCGGTCGAGGAAGCGAACCCGGGGGCGGAGCGGCTCTTTCCCCGCCGCGCGGAGCTTCTCGACCGCCGCGTCGCGGGCGGCGTCCGGCGCCATCTCGGCGTCCAGCCAGTCGGCCGCGTCCGCACAGCGCACGGTGTCGAGGTCGTCTTCGAGGGCGGCGTGGGCGGCCGCCAGGAGGTCGCGCTCGGCGGCGTCGGCCTCGAAGGAGGCGAACGCCTCGGTCACCTTGAAGTAGCGCATCCGGGCGGCCACGTCCCGGGCGAGGCGCATGTGCGGGTCCTGGTCCGGGCCGACGGGGATGACCGTCGGCTTCGGCTCCTCCAGTTGGGGATAGAGGATGTCCGCCATCTGCGTGACCACCGACTGCATGTGGGAGACGGAGGTTTCGCCGTCGAAGCCGTAGATGCCCTCGAACTCCGCGAATCGGGCGTTCGACCCGAGTTCGAAGGCGAGATCCTGCACCTCGCGGTTGGTGGACTGTCGATAGAGTTCCCCCTCCTCGGGGTCGAACCCCAGGGCGAGCAGGGAGAGCAGGTAGTCGCGGGCGTGCTCGTCGATCTCCGCCCACGAGAGCCCGCGGGCGCTGTGGGCCTCCAGGTCCGCGATCAGCCCGTAGGCGTCGGCGCCCCGCTCCTGGTGCCAGATGATCTCGTCGAAGACGAGTTTGTGGCCGATGTGAGGATCCCCGGTGGGCATGAAGCCCGAGAGGACGGCCGCGTCCTCGCCCTCGCGGAGCGCGCGGGCGACGGGGCGGTAGTCGCGATGGCCGAAGATGACGCCCCGGCGCATCAGGTAGTGGGGCTCGGGAACCTCGCCGAGCACCTCGTCGAAGGCCTCGATGCCGAACTCCTCGAACAGGTTGCGGTAGTCGGAGACGGTCGAGGAGCCCCAGGGGTCGAGCGCCACGTCGTCCGCGCCGCCCGCGGTGTCGCTCCCGCCGTCGGGGCGGGGTGTCGGGGGGTCGCTGTCGGCGTCCTCCGGAGTGTCTCGTGTCATGTTAGGGCGTGAGTCGGGCGACCGAGAGCCAGTCTATCCCCTCGTTCACGTCGGTCAGCGCAAAAACCATTCGCTTCCGGACCCCGCCCGCGAGGCGCACGTCGAGCGAGAGGTCGCGGGGCAGGAAGGTGTGATCCGGGGAGACGACACGGATCAGCCGGGTGGAGTGGTCCATCTCGTCGACCGTGGTGAACTCGTCGTAGGTGCGGAAGTCGGCGCCGAACTTGAACCCGCTCTTGGGGACGCTCCCCGCCGCCCGCAGCGCGGCGTAGGCGCGGAGTCGGCGGTCGAAGCGCTCGCCCTCCACGTCCCGGCCACGCTCGACGACGCGGGGTTCGGCCAGGTCGAGGGCGCCCCGGCGGGCGAGATACGCCGCCTCCACGAGCGACAGTTGGAGCGGGCCGGACTCGGCGGTTCGCCCGTGGAGTCGCTGGCCGTAGAACCCCCGGTCGTGGAGGTCGTCCGGCGGGTCCCAGACCACCGCCCGGTCGGCGAGGAGGGCGGCGTCGAGGGCGCTCGGGGGGTCGTACCGGGCGTTCGACTCGCCGTCCCCGGCGTCGCCCGCCGCGCCGGGACGACCCGTCTCCAGGTAGGTGAGTTCCCCCTCCTCGTCGACGACGGCGAGGGTCACGTCACCGAGGCTGGCGGCGGGGATGGACTCGCGTTCGCCGACGACGCGGATCCGATACGCGACGTCGCCCTCCTCGGGGCCGCTTCCCCGCGGGTGGACGGCGAAGTCGATCCCCTCGGGGTCGTCGACCCAGCCCTCGCGGGCCGGGGAGAGGTAGAACCCCCGGTCCCGCAGGTCCTTGTACACGACGAAGGCGAGGGCGGCGTCCGTCGCGACGAGGAAGGCCCGGAAGTCGAGTTCGTCGTCGCCGGCGACGACGGCCTCCAGATCGCCGCGAAAGAGGAGGTGGGCGGCCTCGACGGGCGCGAGTTCGATGCGGT encodes the following:
- a CDS encoding tryptophan--tRNA ligase — encoded protein: MTRDTPEDADSDPPTPRPDGGSDTAGGADDVALDPWGSSTVSDYRNLFEEFGIEAFDEVLGEVPEPHYLMRRGVIFGHRDYRPVARALREGEDAAVLSGFMPTGDPHIGHKLVFDEIIWHQERGADAYGLIADLEAHSARGLSWAEIDEHARDYLLSLLALGFDPEEGELYRQSTNREVQDLAFELGSNARFAEFEGIYGFDGETSVSHMQSVVTQMADILYPQLEEPKPTVIPVGPDQDPHMRLARDVAARMRYFKVTEAFASFEADAAERDLLAAAHAALEDDLDTVRCADAADWLDAEMAPDAARDAAVEKLRAAGKEPLRPRVRFLDRNATDEAFDALVEAIPGEKRRYDEHVDAFDMDREAAEDLAREVEVDHGGYGFLPPSSIYHRFMTGLTGGKMSSSVPASHISLLDDPEDGYDKVQSATTGGRETAEKQRELGGKADECPVYELYAYLLAGDDDEFATEVYEECVGGERLCGGCKEQAAELMRDFLAEHQEKREEMEAVLDDLDIDLDSDRRGVPGDGH
- the endA gene encoding tRNA-intron lyase; its protein translation is MQGTFEDGVVRVGGDARQRFYDARGYGRPLSGNRIELAPVEAAHLLFRGDLEAVVAGDDELDFRAFLVATDAALAFVVYKDLRDRGFYLSPAREGWVDDPEGIDFAVHPRGSGPEEGDVAYRIRVVGERESIPAASLGDVTLAVVDEEGELTYLETGRPGAAGDAGDGESNARYDPPSALDAALLADRAVVWDPPDDLHDRGFYGQRLHGRTAESGPLQLSLVEAAYLARRGALDLAEPRVVERGRDVEGERFDRRLRAYAALRAAGSVPKSGFKFGADFRTYDEFTTVDEMDHSTRLIRVVSPDHTFLPRDLSLDVRLAGGVRKRMVFALTDVNEGIDWLSVARLTP